The genomic window CTGCGCGCTCTCGGTGCCCAAGCGAAAGCAATTTTTCAGGCGGAGCCGAGCATGGACAGCATTCGCCATGATTGGCGCAATCGAGTGCCCTTAATCCGTCCGCAGTTAGAAAATGCCCAAGCGAGGGAAACGGGGATCAGCAAGCAAGATCTCGACAATGCGCTGCTGGTCAATTTTAGCGGTAAACAAATTGGGCTATACCGTGAAACCAGCCACCTATTACCAATCGTCGCCAGAGCCCCCGCCGAAGAACGCCTGCAGGCCGACAGTCTGTGGAAGCTGCAAATTTGGAGCAGCGAACACAATACTTTTGTGCCTGCGACCCAAGTGGTGAGCAATTTTAACACTGAATGGGAGGACCCCCTGTTAATGCGCCGCGACCGTATGCGTATGCTCGCTGTGCTGGCCGATCCTAAATTAGGCAGCGATGAAACTGCCGATTCTGTGCTGCGCAAAGTGAGGGATAAGGTCGAAGCTATCGAGTTACCCGCGGGTTACCACCTAGAGTGGGGCGGCGAGTATGAAACCGCGGGTGAAGCTCAAACCGCGGTATTTAGCTCGATTCCATTGGGTTATTTGGCAATGTTTTTAATCACAGTGTTTCTATTTAACTCGGTGCGCCAACCCCTAGTGATTTGGTTTACCGTGCCACTGGCCCTGATTGGGGTATCGGCGGGATTGCTGCTCTTCGATGCCCCCTTTAGCTTTATGGCGCTGCTCGGCCTACTGAGTTTATCGGGCATGGTGATTAAAAACGGGATTGTCTTGGTCGATCAAATCAACCTCGAACTCAGTGAAGGGAAAGGCGCCTACCTTGCCCTTGTCGATTCCTGCATTAGTCGCGTTCGCCCCGTGATGATGGCGGCGATCACCACCATGCTGGGGATGATCCCACTCATTCCCGATGCCTTCTTCGGCTCTATGGCGATAACGATAATCTTTGGCTTAGGCTTTGCTTCACTGCTGACCTTAATAGTGCTGCCAGTGATGTATAGCCTTGCCTTCAATATCAAAGCGATACCCATAGATGAGCACGCTAACTAGCGACTCACGCCTCCCCTAAACGCTTCCCGGCGCGGCCGATCGATACAGTTGTAAGCGTATCGATTGGCCATTTCCCCTCAATATCTTTTCCCTCAATACCATTTTCCATCTATAACAGTGTGTTGCATCCACAAGGCTTGCGATTTTCTCCCTTGGCATTTACACTGGGCATCGAGTATGAAACTCAAGGAATAACAATTAAATAAGGATATTTATGAAGCTTATTAAGCTCGCAATGGTGCTCGGTCTCGCTTTTTTCGCTTACCAAAAATGGTATGCGGCCAAACCCCTAGAATCCCACTTTTTAAGTTCGATCCCCGTTAAAATCCAAATGTTAGCCAATCCTGAGGCCAAGTTTGAAAGCTCGGGCCAAGTGAACATTGAAAGCATTACTACGCAAAAACACCCTAAGGAACTGCTAGTGATGAGCGTTGTGACCTTAAGCTCCCAGTTTGACACTATCGACGAGGAAGATATTACCGAGCTTTCCTTCGACGATGCCAATGCATTGGCGCAAAATTTCAAGGGGCTTGAGGGGGTAGAACAGCTGCAACTGACCCGAGGATATATCGAACATGGGGGACAGCGAGGCTATGAGATCAGCATGAATATGGGTAAAGAAGGCACCTTAGTGCAACATGCCTACGCCTACAATAATCACCTATTGATTTTAACCGCCAGCTACAATGACGACGGCCAGAACCGCCGCACGGCTGAGGCCTTTCTTAACTCGGTGGAATTTTTGTAGGTAAACGAACCAGCGGCGCAGTTAGGATGGTTCCACAGGCCGCTGGTATTGACGAAAGAACAGGAGTGCGGATCTAATAAAAGCTAAGGCTTAGGATCTTTATCCTGCTCGTTATTGGGAATTTGATGGCTAACGGGTTTGATATCACTGGGATCGTCCTTATGTTCAAAATCCCCCTCAAACACATTGCCGTCTTTTTTCGCTCTATCATCGCCCTGTCCAAAGGGGTCCTGCGGCTTAGCGCCAAAGGGACCTTGGTTGGCATGAAAGCCAGCGTGCATTCCCCCCTGTAAACCTGCAATCACGCGCAGTTGCATACGCTTAAAGACTAAAGCGGCAATCGGACGGCGAGTCAAAGGCGTTAATAGCAATAGCCCCATAAAGTCAGTGACAAAACCTGGGATCACCAGTAAAACCCCCGCCATGGCTAACATCATACCTTCGACAATTTCTTGTCCCGGCGCTTCACCGCGGGCGAGTTTTTGCTGCACTTGCATTAAAGTGCTTAATCCTTGGCTGCGCACTAAAGACACGCCGAGCACAGCGGTAAACAGCACTAGGCCTATGGTGGTCCAGGTGCCCAGCACTTCACCCACACGGATAAGCACTGACAGCTCAAGTACTGGGATCAGCACAAATAATAAAAATAGGATTAAAAACATACTGACCTCAGTTTTATCTCACAATCTTGAAAACTAAATGGGGGCGATCCGGTCTTAATTCAAGTCACTCGGGAGGCGCTGGCGATAAAGGAGTGAAACTTCTGATATTTAGCTCACCCTTTTGTTAATACGTTAATGTATGAGACCATAAAAACACGTAAAGTAGCTTAGCCTAATAGGCTTAAGCGAAGTTTAAGATTATTAAGGGACGATACCTCACACCATGCAAGCTCAGTATCTAGTGGTCAGCACCAGTTGCCCCGATGAAGTTCAGGCAAAGCGCATCGCTCGCGCCTTAGTGGAAGCGCGCATCGCCGCTTGTGTGCATATCTCGGCGCCTATCTGCTCCATTTATGAGTGGGAAGGCAAAATCTGTGAGGAGCAAGAAATTAGCTTACACATTAAATGTTTACAAAGCCGCTATGCCGAGTTAGAACAGCTTGTGCTTCAACTCCACCCTTATCAAGTGCCTGAAATTATTGCCGTACCTGTGACTCACGGGCTACCAGCCTACTTAGATTGGATAAAAGATAACACTCAGCCATGAAAAAACTACTTAGCCTTATTTTCACCGCGTTACTGTTCCTTACGCCCCTCACCCTAAGTGGCAACGCCTTCGCCAATAGCTTTGGTTTTCTAAAAAGCGAACCGGAGTTAATGCCCGTCGATCAAGCCTTTGCCTTCGATTTTAAACAAGAGGGCAATAGAGTTACCCTCAATTGGGTGATTGCCGACGGCTACTATATGTACCGCGACAAGCTTAAATTCAGCGTCAATGGCGCCGAACTAGGCACGATTGAGCTCCCCAAGGGCAAGCCCCATAACGACGAGTATTTTGGTGAGCAAGAGGTGTATTACACCTATATCGATATTCCCGTTGGTCTAAAGCAAGCCGATGAAAATGGCACCTTAAGCGTGACTTTTATGGGCTGCGCCGAGGGTAAACTCTGCTATCCACCAACTAAACGCGATGTCACCCTTAAAGCGGTTGCCGCCAATGATGGCCTGTTAGTGAGCACTGACAATGCCGCCGCGCCAAGTGCAAGCGGTGCCGAAGAAGCCAGTAGCGTTCAAGCGCCCACTCAACCTATTACTCAGCCAATTACTCAGCCAATTACTCAGCCAATTACTCAGCAAGACACATTAAGCCAAATGCTCTCAAGCGACAGCCTGATTTGGACCTTAGTGATCTTCTTCGGTTTAGGTATAGGTCTGGCACTCACCCCCTGCGTCTTTCCTATGTACCCGATTTTATCGGGCATTATTGTCGGCCAAGGGCAAAAACTCTCGACCGCAAAAGCCTTTACCCTGTCCATGGCCTATGTCCAAGGTATGGCAATCACCTACTCAATTTTAGGTTTAATCGTCGCCTCGGCGGGGATGAAATACCAAGCGGCGCTGCAACATCCCGCCGTATTAGTCGTGCTCGCTATTCTGTTCTTTGTGCTCAGTTTATCCATGTTTGGTATGTACGATCTCAAGCTGCCATCGAGCTGGCAGGAGAAGATGAACTCAGTATCAAACAATCAAAAGGGCGGCAATTTAGTTGGCGTATTTTTGATGGGGGTGATTTCAGGTTTAGTGGCATCGCCCTGCACTACAGCCCCACTTTCTGGCGCCTTAGTCTATGTCGCGCAAACCGGCGATCTGCTTCAAGGTTTCCTTGCTCTGTATGTGCTCAGCATGGGAATGGGCGTGCCTTTACTTATCATAGGCACTTCGGGTGGTAAGCTGCTGCCACGCGCCGGCGCTTGGATGAACATCATCAAGACAGTGTTTGGCTTCCTGCTGATCGCCGTGTCTATCGTCATGCTTGGGCGTATTTGGACGGGTGTGGTTTCCGATGTGCTTTGGTCGCTATGGGGCATTAGCTTCACGGGTTACCTAATGCACCAAAACAAACTCAGCGCCTTTAATTGGAAACAAACTGTCCGTTCAGTGCTGCTAACTTTGGCCCTATTAGCCAGTTTCTCCTACGGTTTTCAGGCAGTCATGGGGCATTTGGGCTTTACCCATAATCCAGTAAGCACGGCGGCAACTCCTGAGCAAGCACACGGCTTTAAACGGATTAAATCTATTGAAGATCTTGAACAAGAGATAGCCGCAGCGACCGCCCAAGGTAAACCTGTGATGCTCGACCTCTATGCCGATTGGTGTGTTGCCTGTAAAGAGTTTGAGGCCATCACCTTTAAGGACGCCGATGTCCTGACTCGGATGAATAAAATTGTCTTACTGCAAGCGGATGTGACTAAAAGCGATGCCGTGGATGTAGCACTGTTAGAAAAGTACAATGTCCTCGGTCTGCCAACCCTGTTGATGTTTAACGAGCAGGGTGAGCAAAGGGAAGATTTACGTGTAACGGGTTTTATGGGGCCAAAGGATTTTGCCGCCCATTTAGACCATCTAGTGAAATAGCCAAACTTAGGCCATTCACGCCACGGCACATCCCCAGTTAGTTTTAGTGCAACTTCAACAAAAAGCGGACTTTTTTCATTAAAAGTCCGTTTTTTTATCACGCTGTCATCGATTTCTTATACAATCCCCATTTAACCTAGGCTTTTTTAGATTGGAGCATTATGGAACCTGCCATTCTCATTATCACCCTTGTCTGCGGCATGCTTGTCAGCCGTATAGGACTGCCACCGCTTATCGGCTACCTAGTGGCGGGTTTTGTGTTGTTTGTACTCGGAATAGAAAAAGACAGCCTGCCACTGCTGCAAGAACTCGCTAACCTTGGGGTCACCTTACTGTTATTCGCCATAGGGTTAAAACTCGATATTCGCAGCCTATTTAAGGCTGAAGTATGGGCAGGTTCGAGTGTGCATTTGATGATATCCATCCTGGTTTTTGTGCCTATTCTCAAACTGCTCGGTCTTTTGGGTTTAACCCAGCTCACTAGCCTTAATCTCGAACAATTGACCTTACTCGCCTTTGCCTTAAGCTTCTCTAGTACGGTTTTTGCGGTAAAAGTATTGGAAGATAAAGGGGATATCCAATCCCTCTATGGCCGTGTCGCCATTGGTATCTTGATTATGCAGGATATCTTCGCCGTACTGTTTTTAACGATTTCCAAGGGGGATGTGCCTTCGGTCTGGGCCTTTGCATTACTCCTATTACCTCTGGCTAAGCCACTTATTTACAAAGCCTTTGACCGTGTCGGCCACGGTGAACTATTAGTGCTTTTCGGCCTAGTGATGGCGTTGGTTGTCGGCGCTTGGTTATTTGAATCCGTTGGCCTGAAACCGGATCTCGGCGCACTGATTATCGGTATCTTATTGGCGGGGCACAAAAAATCCTCTGAACTGGCAAAATCCCTGTTCTATTTTAAGGAACTCTTCCTCGTCGCCTTCTTCTTAACCATTGGCCTCAATGGCCTACCTACGGTATCGGATATTGTTATTGCAGCACTGTTAGTATTGCTCATTCCACTGAAAATACTCCTGTTTGTGTACATTCTCACCCGCTTTAAACTGAGATCCCGTACCTCAATGTTAGGGTCATTTAACCTAGGTAACTTCAGTGAGTTTGGTTTGATTGTCGCGGCAGTGGCCACCAGCAAGGGCTGGCTACCCTCCCAATGGCTAGTGATTATTGCGGTTGCCCTAAGCTTTAGCTTCCTGCTTGCGGCGCCGCTAAACGCGACCGTAGGTAGAATTTATCAACGATTCCAGCAGCGCCTCGTCAAACTCGAAAAGCGGCCGTTGCACCCTGAGGACAGACCTATCGCCATAGGTAATCCACGGTTTTTAATTTTAGGTATGGGGCGCATAGGTAGCGGTGCCTACGATGAACTGCGAGCTCGATTCTGCGGTGAAATCCTAGGGATCGAACATAAACAGGAAATCGTGGATCTGCATCGGGCCAAAGGGCGAAACGTGGTACAGGGCGATGCCGCCGATACCGATTTTTGGGAGAAGCTCGACAGAGCCCCAAACCTCGAATTGGTATTGCTCGCTATGCCACACCATACGGGGAATCTGTTTGCCGTTGAACAACTCAAAAAGCTCAATTATCAAGGTAAGCTCAGCGCCATAGTGCAATATAGCGACGATGCGGCTTCACTGCGGGATTCTGGCGTGCATAGCGTCTACAACCTCTATGAAGCGGCGGGGGCGGGTTTTGTTGACCATGTAGTCGATGAACTGCTGTCAGGCTCAGAGACTAAGCATGCTGAAGCAGAGGCGGTTGATCATAAAGCAACGTTAAACGCCGAGGCGACA from Shewanella putrefaciens includes these protein-coding regions:
- a CDS encoding FxsA family protein, whose product is MFLILFLLFVLIPVLELSVLIRVGEVLGTWTTIGLVLFTAVLGVSLVRSQGLSTLMQVQQKLARGEAPGQEIVEGMMLAMAGVLLVIPGFVTDFMGLLLLTPLTRRPIAALVFKRMQLRVIAGLQGGMHAGFHANQGPFGAKPQDPFGQGDDRAKKDGNVFEGDFEHKDDPSDIKPVSHQIPNNEQDKDPKP
- the cutA gene encoding divalent-cation tolerance protein CutA, whose protein sequence is MQAQYLVVSTSCPDEVQAKRIARALVEARIAACVHISAPICSIYEWEGKICEEQEISLHIKCLQSRYAELEQLVLQLHPYQVPEIIAVPVTHGLPAYLDWIKDNTQP
- a CDS encoding protein-disulfide reductase DsbD, with amino-acid sequence MKKLLSLIFTALLFLTPLTLSGNAFANSFGFLKSEPELMPVDQAFAFDFKQEGNRVTLNWVIADGYYMYRDKLKFSVNGAELGTIELPKGKPHNDEYFGEQEVYYTYIDIPVGLKQADENGTLSVTFMGCAEGKLCYPPTKRDVTLKAVAANDGLLVSTDNAAAPSASGAEEASSVQAPTQPITQPITQPITQPITQQDTLSQMLSSDSLIWTLVIFFGLGIGLALTPCVFPMYPILSGIIVGQGQKLSTAKAFTLSMAYVQGMAITYSILGLIVASAGMKYQAALQHPAVLVVLAILFFVLSLSMFGMYDLKLPSSWQEKMNSVSNNQKGGNLVGVFLMGVISGLVASPCTTAPLSGALVYVAQTGDLLQGFLALYVLSMGMGVPLLIIGTSGGKLLPRAGAWMNIIKTVFGFLLIAVSIVMLGRIWTGVVSDVLWSLWGISFTGYLMHQNKLSAFNWKQTVRSVLLTLALLASFSYGFQAVMGHLGFTHNPVSTAATPEQAHGFKRIKSIEDLEQEIAAATAQGKPVMLDLYADWCVACKEFEAITFKDADVLTRMNKIVLLQADVTKSDAVDVALLEKYNVLGLPTLLMFNEQGEQREDLRVTGFMGPKDFAAHLDHLVK
- a CDS encoding cation:proton antiporter family protein, which produces MEPAILIITLVCGMLVSRIGLPPLIGYLVAGFVLFVLGIEKDSLPLLQELANLGVTLLLFAIGLKLDIRSLFKAEVWAGSSVHLMISILVFVPILKLLGLLGLTQLTSLNLEQLTLLAFALSFSSTVFAVKVLEDKGDIQSLYGRVAIGILIMQDIFAVLFLTISKGDVPSVWAFALLLLPLAKPLIYKAFDRVGHGELLVLFGLVMALVVGAWLFESVGLKPDLGALIIGILLAGHKKSSELAKSLFYFKELFLVAFFLTIGLNGLPTVSDIVIAALLVLLIPLKILLFVYILTRFKLRSRTSMLGSFNLGNFSEFGLIVAAVATSKGWLPSQWLVIIAVALSFSFLLAAPLNATVGRIYQRFQQRLVKLEKRPLHPEDRPIAIGNPRFLILGMGRIGSGAYDELRARFCGEILGIEHKQEIVDLHRAKGRNVVQGDAADTDFWEKLDRAPNLELVLLAMPHHTGNLFAVEQLKKLNYQGKLSAIVQYSDDAASLRDSGVHSVYNLYEAAGAGFVDHVVDELLSGSETKHAEAEAVDHKATLNAEATTQV